Genomic DNA from Lactococcus garvieae:
TGTGAGGGAGATTAGAAACTAGCGTATCTCAAACGATAATAAACTATATTGATAGCTTTGCATTTAATTCTACATTTGGTATTATTAACTTTTGAGATGCTGGTGGGTAATAATGTTATAAAAGGATGAATTATAAGCATCTTTTTATATGTGGCGAAATAAAAATATAATATAAACCGTGTTCAGAAAACCACCATTTTATGGACAATACTTATTTTTGTTTTTGTACATTAATTACAACTACTCTCCCCTCCTTCGGATAGTATCCTCAATATTCTAAAAAGTATCTGATTTTCTTACATAGTTTTGACTATAGACTGCTAAAGATGAAATTATAGATAGTCAAAACTCAGTAATTTCTAACAATAAAATATTCAAGTGTTATCATTGCTAATTAGCTAACATAAGTTCGAAATGATTAGAGGAAGTATCAGAAAAATACTCAGAAAAGCTTAATTTCTGAGTATTTTTTATTATAATATTATTTAACTTTTTTTCTGTATATAATTCGCAAAGGCTAGACAAACATCTTTTCCTTCCGCAACAGTATGATCAGGAACAGCAAAGTGCTTTAAAAAGAGTAGTCGAGTTGCGACAACTTCTGGATCAATACTACTATATACGAACCCTTCTGCTTCATTTAACATCTTATTATAGTCACTATTAAATCTGTTTTCATACACTAATTTAAAGCGATCCATTGCATCAGACTGTAAGTAGTCAAGGTATAAAGAAGTAAGTGTTGTATCCAGATTGTCATTTACCTTCTTAGCCATATTCATCGCATCAACATCAACAATCATATCTTCCATTGAAAATGCATTACCTGGAATAGGTTCTAATTGAGCAATTAATGCCTCCGCACACTGCAAGAAAGAGTCATAGTTCTTCTCATTATCCTGAACAGTTCTAATAAATGTAAGAAGATCCCCAATCCACCCACAAAAATTACTTAATCTATTTTCAATAGGCCAAACTGAATCATAAATATATGCATTTAATGCTGCCATAAAATGTGATATATCTATATTTAGTCCTGTCGCAGGATCAACAGGTTTAATCTTATTTTCAATTGACATCCCTAATTTTTCTTTTGAGTAATCAATCCATTTTTGATCAATTGGTCCAGCAAGTATATCCCATTGCCAACCTACATAGCTTGGAGCATTAAAATAACGATATAAGCCGCAAATTCTACTATTAATACTAGATGTATTTAAAGCGATATTATTTAGTGTAAGATATTCTCTTACTGCAGTTTCTATATTTAGGAATTGTTCAATAAAATCATCATTTACTCCATGACTATCTACTGAACTTTCTCCATTATATCTGTTTGATTTAATATCATTATCTATTTCAATATAGCTGTCTCCACTACCAGTTGCTATCGTTGATATTTGGTCAAAAGCCCAATTTTTTGGCAATGGAAATCCTAAGTTTCCACTAAAGCCCGTTGACATTCCACTTACAAAGCTTGTACTTACAAAGCCTTTATCTGAAACTTGAATACAAACATTCCGAGAACCATAAACCCCAATTTTATAACCTGACATATTTTTAATAAAACTATCTTTAATGCCTTCAAAATGAGGAATTATATTACTCTGTATGTCATCTCCTGTAGCATCGTAGTCAATCGCAAAATATATTGTAGTCCCTGGATTGAAGCCATATCCTTTTGCGGCTAGAATTGCGGCTTCAGCATCTTGGGAGCCTTGTTCATAATTAAAGTATGCTGCTTCCCCTCCATAAGTTTGATAAATTGGAAATATTGTTAGCTTATTTCTAAAAATTGTTTCTAATTCGCCAGGTTGTATTTTTTTATTTAAGTCAGTACCTTCCACATTTGTTAAATATCGACCTACAGTTTCAACCCCTCGTTTAATTAATTCTTTTGCTCGAGCATCAGTAATTTCTGTAACACAATCACAAGCTTTACCAACTCTGTCTGGATCTCCTGTACTTACAAGAAGGGAGGCCCATGTTTGAAAATCTCCTATTCCATTTTGAGGTAATAAGGCAAAAGCTTGAAAAACCATAACCTGACTTGATGTCGAACTTGTAAAAGTACCATCAAATGGAACATTATATCCATTAAAAATCATTGCAGCTTGAAAAAGATGTACAAAGAAATTACCAGAATCACTGTCTCCAACATTCAATGGATGCTCTTTAAGCCCTGCTTGAGTACCTGGTCCAAAATTCCCGTTTGCTGTATCATCATCCATACCAATTTCATATTGAATAGCATATGTCAAATATACTTGTACACTCCTTGAAAAGTTACCATCACACGGCATATAATAAAATTCTCTTCTGTTAATGTACTTATTATTAAGCCATTGTTGTACGCTTCTAATTTGCTCGCTTCCATTTCCAATTACAACATATGCATCCATATTTAAAATTGCTTTAAATACCTTAGGTGTAACGATATCCCCAGCTTGTCCTGTCATATCTTTTAAAATATTTTGAATACTATTTTGTGTTGTTGAATCAAAAGTCCCCCAATATCAGAACCTGAATAACCTTTACAATAGAGGCCTGCCTGAATTAGTTTAACTACGTTTTTAGGAGTATTTGTTGAAATTCCTATCTTGGGATATTTTTGAGAAAGTAAACTAAATGTCGTCGGACCAAAGGCTTCTGATAAAGCCGTAATCCCAAGCTCGACTTGTAGCCCCATAGTGAGGGCAAACATTGTAGGCCAACCCGTTTTACCATCTTCTTTTACTTTTTCAAAACCCTCATTACTACCATAGGTTGCATTTACCCATTTTTGTGCAGCTAATACCATATCATCTTTTAGTGTTAAACTCATTGCTTCTCCTTTTCAGATTTACTTACTTAAAATGTCTTATCATTTATGCCGAATATACTTCTATATACACCTCCTTTCTTATTCAACAAAATTGTAACACCCCCTACCCAATTAGTTTAGGTTACCTGA
This window encodes:
- a CDS encoding glycoside hydrolase domain-containing protein; translated protein: MTGQAGDIVTPKVFKAILNMDAYVVIGNGSEQIRSVQQWLNNKYINRREFYYMPCDGNFSRSVQVYLTYAIQYEIGMDDDTANGNFGPGTQAGLKEHPLNVGDSDSGNFFVHLFQAAMIFNGYNVPFDGTFTSSTSSQVMVFQAFALLPQNGIGDFQTWASLLVSTGDPDRVGKACDCVTEITDARAKELIKRGVETVGRYLTNVEGTDLNKKIQPGELETIFRNKLTIFPIYQTYGGEAAYFNYEQGSQDAEAAILAAKGYGFNPGTTIYFAIDYDATGDDIQSNIIPHFEGIKDSFIKNMSGYKIGVYGSRNVCIQVSDKGFVSTSFVSGMSTGFSGNLGFPLPKNWAFDQISTIATGSGDSYIEIDNDIKSNRYNGESSVDSHGVNDDFIEQFLNIETAVREYLTLNNIALNTSSINSRICGLYRYFNAPSYVGWQWDILAGPIDQKWIDYSKEKLGMSIENKIKPVDPATGLNIDISHFMAALNAYIYDSVWPIENRLSNFCGWIGDLLTFIRTVQDNEKNYDSFLQCAEALIAQLEPIPGNAFSMEDMIVDVDAMNMAKKVNDNLDTTLTSLYLDYLQSDAMDRFKLVYENRFNSDYNKMLNEAEGFVYSSIDPEVVATRLLFLKHFAVPDHTVAEGKDVCLAFANYIQKKS